From the genome of Pelmatolapia mariae isolate MD_Pm_ZW linkage group LG12, Pm_UMD_F_2, whole genome shotgun sequence, one region includes:
- the mapk4 gene encoding mitogen-activated protein kinase 4, with product MATQDTPHFLHGFDLGGHFVDPRPLGTGVTGLVLSAVDQRTGKRVAIKKLVMRDAVTVKHALREVKITRRLHHENVVRVHEVLAPYGRPLPRDPTQLSALYIVQECMETDLARLLEQGPLPTGHATLLFYQLLRGLKFIHSANVLHRDLKPANIFINTDQLLLKIGDFGLARIVDPHYSHKGYLSEGLVTKWYCSPRLLLSPNNYTKAIDMWAAGCILVEMLTGRMLFAGAHELEQMQLILNTVPVLREEDRQDLLQVMPSYVSHEWKVKKPFSELLPEVDPQAVDFLERILTFNPMDRLTAEAALSHPFLQQYSCPEDEPTSSHPFRIEDELEDSLITEQSLSNSNSQASSIQWDRYENSLSTVMCWQQSGGRCRCVPPCPITSDLGDTTEEEEVQRDPRASSSSLLEEAQVDPRKYSHSSSAERFLENSHSSLERACGLGYGEVDCGRSCDYKVGSPSYLDKIAWREGKPQHYSEPKLILDLSHWKRNINSLLVPPEPIGGSMEDLGEMKEEEAEKEEEDKETGDLFQEISRWVESTQSRLHSPSPSPSLEQQSPSCYTSSPPLPLSPTDLPTPVFRYTEVVRQPSEYDEGRLSPFRPIMSSPNALPLLLPSSPTSLHPPQSYQTVSSPTTTTQFFQPTESQPLSSTSSLSQPVNADSLESLPVKQKERLFDLDVFISRALKLCRQRKEKASGKKAKEGGWMEESKQPNINRKVPGFPEHRTPSPQTPQTPNS from the exons ATGGCCACACAGGACACACCGCACTTTCTCCATGGCTTCGACCTCGGTGGTCACTTTGTTGACCCTCGACCTCTCGGTACAGGTGTCACAGGCTTGGTCCTGTCAGCTGTGGACCAGCGGACTGGAAAGCGTGTAGCAATTAAAAAGCTGGTGATGCGAGACGCCGTGACGGTGAAACATGCCCTGCGGGAAGTAAAGATCACCCGACGGCTGCACCATGAAAATGTGGTGAGGGTCCACGAGGTTTTAGCTCCATATGGACGACCCTTGCCCCGAGATCCAACCCAGCTCAGCGCCCTCTACATTGTCCAGGAGTGCATGGAGACTGATCTGGCTCGACTGCTGGAGCAAGGGCCGCTACCTACAG GTCATGCTACTCTGCTGTTCTACCAGCTGCTGAGGGGACTGAAGTTTATCCACTCTGCCAACGTcctgcacagagacctgaagcCAGCCAACATATTTATCAACACGGACCAACTGCTGCTCAAGATCGGAGACTTCGGGCTGGCCAGAATAGTCGACCCTCATTATTCTCATAAG GGCTATCTGTCAGAAGGTTTGGTAACTAAATGGTATTGCTCCCCACGTCTGCTGCTGTCACCCAACAATTATACCAAGGCCATAGACATGTGGGCTGCAGGCTGCATACTGGTTGAGATGCTCACTGGACGCATGCTGTTTGCAG GAGCTCATGAGCTGGAGCAGATGCAGCTGATTCTCAACACAGTGCCGGTGCTGAGAGAGGAGGACAGGCAGGATCTGCTACAG GTGATGCCTTCATATGTCAGTCATGAATGGAAGGTGAAGAAACCCTTTTCTGAACTTCTGCCTGAAGTGGATCCTCAGG CTGTGGACTTCCTTGAGCGTATCTTGACCTTTAACCCCATGGATCGCCTGACAGCTGAAGCAGCGTTGTCTCACCCCTTCCTTCAACAGTACTCTTGTCCAGAGGACGAGCCCACTTCATCACATCCCTTCCGCATTGAGGATGAGCTGGAGGACAGCCTCATCACTGAGCAGAGCCTCAGCAACAGCAATAGTCAGGCCTCCAGCATCCAGTGGGACAG GTACGAAAACAGTTTGTCAACAGTTATGTGCTGGCAACAATCAGGTGGGAGGTGTCGCTGCGTGCCCCCTTGTCCCATTACCTCTGACCTGGGAGACactacagaggaagaggaggtgcAGAGAGACCCCCGGGCCAGTTCCAGCTCACTTTTAGAGGAGGCTCAG GTTGATCCACGCAAATATTCCCACAGCAGCTCAGCGGAGCGCTTCCTGGAAAACTCTCACTCCTCTCTGGAACGTGCCTGCGGTTTGGGATACGGGGAGGTTGACTGTGGCCGCTCCTGTGATTACAAAGTGGGCTCTCCTTCATATCTGGATAAAATTGCCTGGCGAGAGGGAAAACCTCAACACTACTCAGAGCCTAAGCTCATCCTTGATCTGTCACACTGGAAGCGTAACATTAACAGCCTCCTTGTGCCTCCTGAGCCTATTGGTGGCAGCATGGAGGACCTAGGAGagatgaaggaggaggaggcagagaagGAAGAGGAAGACAAGGAGACGGGGGATTTGTTCCAGGAAATCTCTCGCTGGGTTGAGAGCACCCAGTCTCGTCTGCACTCACCCAGTCCCAGTCCTTCTTTGGAGCAGCAGTCACCTTCCTGCTACACTTCCTCGCCACCTCTCCCTCTGTCCCCTACTGACCTCCCAACTCCAGTCTTCCGCTACACGGAGGTTGTGCGGCAACCATCAGAGTACGATGAAGGCAGACTAAGCCCATTTCGCCCTATCATGTCTTCCCCTAATGCCCTCCCATTACTTCTTCCTTCATCTCCCACCTCCCTACATCCTCCTCAGTCATATCAAACGGTGTcttcccccaccaccaccacacaatTTTTCCAGCCCACAGAATCTCAGCCGCTTTCTTCCACTTCTTCCCTTTCTCAGCCAGTAAACGCTGACTCCCTGGAGTCTCTTCCTGTCAAACAAAAAGAGCGTCTGTTTGACCTAGATGTGTTTATATCCCGAGCACTGAAACTTTGCAGGCAGAGAAAGGAGAAAGCAAGCGGGAAGAAAGCGAAAGAAGGAGGATGGATGGAAGAAAGCAAACAGCCAAACATTAACCGAAAAGTACCCGGCTTCCCAGAGCACAGGACTCCATCACCACAGACGCCACAGACTCCCAACTCTTGA
- the tspan36 gene encoding tetraspanin 36 — MDCGVAKIILLFISLIFWAAGAGLAYVGHYVIKSFGSFENLIQNKSNLIPAAIIIGISVVMFIVGIVGCCSTLYESKCGLSCFFLIIMLIFAAEVTALVFSFIYRGKIDGQLEGPIRESLSKYNGENNSETEAVDSMQTLLKCCGVKNYTDWTNTTYFSTNKTLPLSCCKNSSSPQCNGKLEEWQQFNTEGCEPKLEKFIQDVLTYAMLVVVAFAIIKFFGMVSVCAITCKSRRSGYEPLYA; from the exons GCTGCAGGAGCAGGACTGGCCTATGTCGGTCACTACGTGATCAAGTCCTTTGGCAGCTTTGAGAATCTGATTCAGAATAAGTCAAATCTAATCCCAGCAGCCATCATCATCGGAATCAGTGTGGTGATGTTTATTGTCGGGATCGTGGGATGCTGCTCAACCCTCTACGAGTCCAAATGTGGCCTAAGCTGT ttCTTTCTGATCATCATGTTGATCTTTGCGGCTGAAGTGACTGCTTTGGTGTTTAGCTTCATCTACCGCGGCAAG ATCGATGGACAGCTTGAGGGCCCCATAAGAGAGTCTCTTTCCAAGTATAATGGGGAGAACAACTCTGAGACCGAAGCAGTGGACAGCATGCAGACTTTG TTAAAGTGCTGCGGTGTCAAGAATTACACCGACTGGACCAACACCACCTATTTTTCTACAAACAAAACGCTGCCTTTGTCCTGCTGTAAAAACTCCTCATCGCCACAGTGCAATGGCAAACTGGAAGAATGGCAGCAGTTTAACACTGAG GGTTGTGAGCCCAAGCTGGAGAAGTTCATACAGGATGTTCTGACCTACGCCATGCTGGTCGTTGTTGCTTTTGCCATCATCAAG ttttttgggatggtgagtgtgtgtgcgatAACCTGTAAAAGCCGAAGGAGTGGTTACGAACCCCTCTACGCTTGA